The DNA segment TCTAGAAATGTCATTTTTGTTTTAAAACTTGATGAATTTGGGTTCAATGTTAAGTTTAGGCATGGATGTTtcagtttatttaataataatgataactCCATTATTATTTTTGGAAATCTTACTGATGATCTATATATACTGAAACTTAGTGATAATTTTGCTGAATCCTTGCTTGTCACTTTTAGCAATATTGGAATTAAGCCTAGTAGACTGAATGAGAATTCTGTTTCTTGTGGTATAAGCATTTGGGTTGCATATCCAAAGAAAGATTAGAAAGATCAATAAAGAATGGGATTCTACTGAGTTTAGATATTATTGATCTTGATGCGTGTGGATTGCATTAGGAGAAAACAAATCAAACACAATAAGAAATAAGCCACAAGAAACAGGAAGCTTCTAGAAATTATACACACTAATATATGTAGTAGGCCTTTTGATACTCCATCATTTGGtggagaaaaatattttattacctttattaatgattttttatGTTATGAACATATTTATTTGCTTAATGAAAAATCTCAATCAATAAATGCACTTGAAGTGTACATAAATGAGGTTGAGaggcaattagatagaaaagtgaaaatagtaagGTCAAATAGAGATAGTGAATACTATGGAAAACACACTGAAATGGGACAATGTCATGGTCTATTTGTAAAGTTCTTAGAAAGTTATGGAATATGTGTACAATATACTATGCCAAGTACTCCTTAATAAAATGAGGTGGCGTAAAGACAAAATCGGACTTTAATGAATATGGTTAGGAGTTTGATAAGTAACTCTTCTTTACCTATATTTTTATGGATATATACACTTAAAACAGCTGTATATTTGTTAAATAGGATTCCTAGTAAGGCAGTCTCAAAAACACCTTGTAAATTATGGACTGAAAGGAAACCTAGTTTAAGGCACCTGCATGTTTGGGGTTGTCGAGCGGAAGCAAGAATTTATAATTCACATGAAAAGAAATTAGATTATCGAACGATATGTGGATACTTTATTGGTTTTCTAGAGAAATCTAAAGGATATAGATTTTATGTTCCAAACCATAGTCCAAGAATTGTGAAAACTGGTAATGCAAGACTCTTTGAGAATGGTGAAGTTAGTGGGAGTGTTGAGAGATAGGATGTGgatatacaagaaaataaagttgaTTTTCATATGCCTATTAAAGTTCCAATATCCACTTCTACTCCACATGTTGTTCCAGCAGTTGTTGAAGGACCTAACAATGCTACACAACATTATGATGAAACACATCCTCAATAAGCTAACCCGCAAAGAGCTAATGAAGGTGAACCACAAGAAATGCCATTAAGAATATCTCAAAGAGAAAGGAGATCGGCAATTGCTAATGATTACATGGTTTAATTGCAAAAGTTAGATTTTGACATAGGAATTAATAAAGATCCAGTTTCCTTTTCACAAGCTATAGAAAGTAATGAGTTTAATAAGTGGTTAGATACCATGAAATATGAGTTAAAATCTATGGAAGAAAATAAAGTATGAGATCTTGTTGAATTGCCTAAAGGATCTAAACGAGTTGGGTGTAAATGGGTCTTTAAGACCAAGTGCGACTCAAATGACAAAATCAAACAATATAAAGCAAGATTTGTTGCCAAGCGTTATACTCAGAAAGATGTTGTTGACTATAAAGAAATATTTTCAACAGTCTCAAAGAAAGACTCATTAAGAATTATCATAGCATTGATGGCTCATTATGACTTAGAGTTGCACCAAATAGATGTGAAAACAACATTTCTAAATGAAGAACTTGAAAAGGAAGTTTATATGGACCAACCTAAAGGTTTCTCAGATGAAGGAAAATGCCATGTGTTGTGTAAACTTAAGAAATTAATATACATACTTAAGTAAGCTTCCCATCAGTGGTATATTAAGTTTAATGATACCATAAAGTCTTTTGATTTAAAGAAAAAGTCATTAATCGATGTATATATATCTTAAAATCAGTGGGAGtatgtttattttttttaattctgtatgttgatgatattttgtTTGCTCCAAATGATTTGGGCATATTACGTGAGACTAAAGATTTTCCCTCAatgaattttgaaatgaaagatatGGAGAGGCATCCTTTGTAATTAGAATAGAAATATTTCGTAATAGATCACAAGGACTATTGGGATTGTCTTAGAAATCCTATATTGATAGAATTCTAGAGagatttaatatgcataaatgtttagtaggAATTGTTCCCATACAAAAAGGGGACAAATTCAGTCTCAATCAATGTCCAAAGAATGATGTGGAACATAAAGAAATGTAATTAATTTCTTATGCTTTAATTGTAGAcattttgatgtatgtttaaACCTGTACAATTCTTTATCCTGAAATTGATAAACAGAAAGCTGCAAAGAAAGTTTTATGGCAATTAACTAAAGATTTCATGCTCACTTACCGGACATCTAATCATTTAGAAGTGATTGGATATTCAGATTCAGATTTAGCTGGACATGTTGACAATAAAAGTTTATTTCGACTACTTATTCTTATTAGCTGAAAGAATAGTATTATGGAAAAATACCGAAAAATAGTCTGTCATTATTTCATCCATTATGAAAGCAAAATTTATGGCAtgtttttaagttataattcatGCATATGGATGCGGAATTTATCTTAGGACTTAAGGTAGTCGACACCATTAGCAAGCCGCTGAGAATTCATTCTTATAATTCCGTAATAGTATTTTCTCCATAAACGACAACTTTGTCAAAGGTACAAAGCATATGGAATTAAAGTATTTTGTTATTAAGGAGAAAATTCAGAAATAAAGAGTGTCTATTGAGCATAATAGTATTGATCTCATGATAGCAGATCTGTTAATTAAGGGTTTACAACCTAAGATATTTaaagaatatttttttataaaaggtCTTGATTGTATTAATGTATAATGTATTGGCTTTGACACTCTGAGTTCATAGATGTGTTTCTGATATACATTAAAGTATTTCCTATTTCTCATGATTGTGTACACATAATATTTTGAGTGAATAATAATAGGAAAAGTCTTTTGAGACATTATTGTGGACCATAATGTGATAAACATATATCCATTATGTACTTACTATGGTAAGTTGCTAGTATTGTGGTATATGAAAGGAAATATGTGattaaatgtcacgacccaaaattttgaaccgtgaccggcgcataatttaagtattcttaaatcatgcaagccttatcagagtatcttaaatgaatatattgtcacttactaatcccaaaaatatacaaaatccaaataaacaaaatgctgaataaacataataaatatcccataggtaaactgcggagtctctacagatttcaataaaaacttaaactgttcaataaaccaaactaattattagcccgagaaaacacgaattcgggcataccatgagaataaatcaaagttgtccctctcggaAAATTGATGAATATTTGGATCACCAGAATTCTACCGATCCAAAGCAGATAatgacagagaaaacgtggtttgagctagatgctcagtgaatgataattatagcacacaacggaataggaacaggcagacgcttgattaatttcacaataaattttctattcaataaaaatcatgctcatgctgtcaaaatcattaataaaataatttcataaaacatatatataaaataaattcattcaataaaaatttttatggtacagtgcaccagggtgatgataccccacatcaccaaaggtcagatggtaagtgcgctaccagatatcagatactttcctcctccttcacagatatcaatgcatatgatactaatgcaaccataaactgcaatgatgcatgactcaacaatgcaacctaataccgtgatagtccacacggcggggcggaTAAAGCGAATCAcgagcacaggtaccaattcaaaacagaaaattaatttgtacaaatcaatcaaaatcaataaaaatttcagatatcaaataataactgatagtgcaattccaatagtgtatttcaataatttcagagagtcaaataaatcaaatcaatctcaaatcaattcaataaaatcaaatcaatctcaaatcaattcaataaaatcaaatcaatctcaaataaattcagtaacacatcggtaaattttatagtcaaatatcaatcaatataaatacattaaaggcctgttcccagaatcctaatgggtctaatgcagagatagttggcaaaatcaattatttaatcaaaatcgaaataaaatttaataataaaataaaactatagaaaatcacatataaaatcattgttaaaatattgatttaaaatttcatttaataacaaacttaatgctaagaaattttaaaagggacaaaaacgatgccatgtactataattaccactcacctggaacctccaagacaatagttattttcaatgaaagagagacaatttcaactgactgactgaatatttgaatctcctacatatccaaaatataaaataaaaatattaaataataataaaataaaataacttttatatatatatatatatatatatgaacaggGATACGGACGGGACGCAGCGCTTccaaaaacaaatatatatatatatatgaacaggGACGCAGACGGGACGCGACAATTGTTATGTGAACAGGGATGCTTccaaaaacaaatatatatatatatatatatatgaacaggGACGCAGACGGGACGCGACAATTGTTATGTGAACAGGGACGCTTccaaaaacaaatatatatatatatatatatatatatatatatatatatatatataataattaattattatctaataataattatgatcaatccaatttaatattaatgatcgaaaataaattttttttttttagagtagttgtaacagatcaagaaaataaaataaaattaaattcaccAATTATTGAATAAGGAATGAGAATTCTTACCTTGAAAACAaaatcgaatgtgatgaatagagaagtaaaaatttaaggattctctgttgagagtatttgatagaaaaggaggtgacaaataggttttgagagtaaaatttagcagaagagattattagggtatatatatatttcaagagttctattaggtgtagaatgggttaagagttattattgaactgggttgttcaaattgcagatatatatttaatttcaaaaaatatatatatattttttttataaatatattgaattattgttaactaattaaaataaaataataataaataataattgtatatgggttttcacatacttccccccttaaaaaaattcggtccccgaatttggATAGAcaaaaattctaacctgaagaatcaaataaatgaggatatttggctcgcatttcagattctgcctcccatgtggcctcactacttgagtgattatgccacaagactttgaccaaagccactttCTTAGatcggagtttcctaatttgtcgatctaaaatctttactggttgctcctcatatgacatatcatccctaaattgcatggtttgaggttgtaaaatatgagatggatctggtacatacttcctaagcatagaaatatgaaaaactggatgtacatgtgcaaaaccaggtggaagggctaaacggtaagcaactgctccaattctctccaaaatttcaaatggaccaacaaaacgagggctaagcttccctttcttcccaaacctcatgattcctttcataggggaaactctcagaaatacatgatcaccaatcataaattctacatctttacgcttaggatcagcataacttctctgtcgactttgagcagtcaaaagtcgatcacgaattagtcgaaccttctctgaagttaattgtatcaactctggtctagtaagccttctttctccaacttcttcccaacaaaccggtgacctacactttcgaccatataatgcctcatatggagccatctctatacttgcctgataactgttattgtaagcaaactccactaaaggcaaatgatgatcccaacagccaccaaaatccataacgcacgcacgaagcatatcctctaatgtctgtatggtcctttctgactgtccatccgtctgagggtgaaaagcagtactaaagtctactcgtgttcctaaagcttcttggaatttcttccaaaatcgagaagtaaactgagtaccacgatcagagacaatggaaactggaactccatgaagactaacaatcttatttatatacaactgtgcaagtttagcaaagtcatatgtagtcttcacaggaaggaaatgagcagattttgtcaatctgtccactatcacccagattgcattgtaaccacctcgtgtactaggtaaacccacaacaaagtccatggcaatatgctcccacttccactcgggaataggcaatggctgaagtaaccTAGATGGTCTCGATGTTCGCCTTAACTCGccgacaagtcaaacatttagcaacaaagtcgcAACatcctcttcatgccaccccaccaataatgttcccttaaatcacggtacatcttagttgaactcGTGTACTGTGTAAAGgtaatggtgtgcctcctccatgatttctcttctcaactcatcaacattggggacacaaagtctagtgccataacgaagaactccatcatcattcaacatgaatccttgagcttggccttgatgaatattatttataatctcacacagctgagaatccctcttttgagccgccttaattcgatcaatcaagataggcctaactcgaaaatgtgctaagaatgatccagctatgatttcaaactctactccctgatctagcaactcatgtaatttaccaatcaaaggcctcatcttggtagatatatgggctaaactaccagaagacttcctgcttagagcatcagccactacattagcttttccaggatgatactgtatggtgcaatcataatcctttaacaattctacccatctcctttgcctaagattaagatcacgttggtcaaaaatgtatttgagacttttgtggtcagtgaagatttcacaagtctcaccatacagatagtgcctccagattttcaaagcaaaaattactgcagccatttccaaatcatgagttggataattctgctcgtgtcttttcaactgacgagaagcatatgcaataacccgtccatgctgcatcaaaacacatcctaaaccaatcctagaagcatcacaatatactacataaccccctgatccagatgGAAGGGTTAACATCGTGTCAgagttaaacgagtcttaagctcctgaaaacttttttcacaagcctcagaccactgaaatttcacattcttttgtgtcaacttagttaaaggtgctgcaatacgagagaaatcttgaacaaaccgtctataataccctgctaaacccaagaaactacgaatctctgacacagtcgtgggtctaggccaatgaagcactgcctcaactttcttcttatcaacgcacaccccatccttagatactgtatggcctaggaaagccacattatctaaccaaaactcacattttgagaacttggcatatagcttgtgttctcgtaaggtctgaaggacaattctcaaatgctgttcatgctcctccttactctttgagtacactagaatgtcatcgatgaatactataacaaattgatctaagaaaggcttgaaaactctgttcatgagatccataaaagcggccggagcattggtaagaccaaaagacattacaagaaattcatagtgtccatacctagtcctaaaggctgtcttaagtatgtcttctttcttgaccctcaattgatgatacccagatcgaagatctatcttggaaaaatactttgcaccttgaagttggtcaaacaggtcatctatgcgtggaagaggatacttattacgcacagttaccttattcaattgcctataatcaatgcacattctcaaagacccatccttctgCCGGAccaataacacaggagcaccccagggagaaacactagggcgaataaaccccttatctagtaggtcctgtagttgctccttcaactccttaagttctgcgggtgccatacgataatttggcatatatatGGGCTCtgttccaggaactaagtctataccaaactctacatCTCTCTCTGGGGGTAAACCCGATAAATCTTCTGTTAACACATCAGAAACTCTTTAACCATCGCAActttctccaaacctgcaccttctaccaacatctctaacataagctagatatcctttacacctctttcgcaataatcgtctagcactcactacagagataagattactagaggccatactgcgatctccctgaaattgaaattctgcctccccaggaattttaaagagtacaactttattatgacaatccaatgaaacgtgataagtggctaaccaatccatgcctaaaatcacatcaaactcaaacatatccaaagaaacaagatctgcagctaattccctatctccaatgtgaactatacatcccctatacaccatatcagtgtctattgcatcccccataggtgttgatacagataaaggatactctaacaaagtaggtggtgtactaaatctcatggaaaagtatggagaaacaaaggaatgactGGAACCAGGATCAAACAGTACTCTAGCATCAAATGAGCAAATAGGAAGTGTACCTGTCACTACTGCATTAGATGCCTGAGCATCCTGCTGAGTCAAAGCAAAAACTCTAGCTTGACCTCTACCACCAGATGTCTGTCCCTGAGTTTGAGCAAATCCTCTACCACCAGAACCTCTACCACCATGTCCACGACCACCAAAACCCTGATTTCTACCACTATACTGTGAAACTGGTTGAACCTGAGAGGGAGCAGAATGTGTTGCTTGACCAGCACCCTGAGTTGTCTCACTAGTAGGACAGTCCTGTCTACGGTGTCCCAGCTGTCCACAACCAAAGCATGCTCCAGTGACCCAATGACAAGTGCCCTTATGTGGCTTACCACAATGATGACAAAGAGTGGTAATAGGCTCAGTGCTAATCTGGTTATACCGAGCATTCCCTGCATGTGTCCTCTGCTCACGTCCCTGACCAACTCCAGATTGATGTGCCCTATTGCCAATCAGACCGAGAACCCCGCTTATTATCACGATAAGAACCACGATGACTCGTCCTCTGTTAAATTGATTACCTTGACTATCTTTCTTAAATCGCTTATACTGCCGCGAGCCCAACgttcatcatcatacatctccatctgtctagcccgatcaaccacctcctcatatttaggtagtcgtaaaggagccacacgatcaattagcctgtctcgtaagcccctttcaaacctacgagccttcttctcctcatttggaatcaagtgtttaccaaaACGGGATAATTTTgtaaacttcatctcatactctgtaactgtcattttaccttgcttcaaggtttcaaactccaaggccttagcctcttgaacactaggagggagaaatcgctccaagaagagagagtgaaattcaggccagaggatagaaccttcaggtctcccattcttcttagagatataccactcacgagcaactcccttaagctgatttcctgccaacatcaccatcctagcactactgcaacccatagtgtcataacacctctccatgtcatctagaaaatctaagggatcagCTAATGCATCCTCTCCAGTGAACTCCTTTGGTCTTAGCTTGAGAAAATCTGTAGAGTCAAGGAATCGAGCCCTATCCTGAGCTGGTGCTAAAGTAGAGCCAACCACTGGTTGTTGTGGTTGAGTTGTAAGGTACTCAGCTATAGTATTAATAAAGACGATTCACCGCATGTAATCCATGACCAGATGCACAAGAACTTGACCAAATTTCTAGGTGCTTGAGCTGCAGtagctaattggaatggttgtgccccagtcttagccataggcgtctgttcagatgtctgattaatagtttgaggtggtacctcccctgttggatcaaggtttacaccattaagacccttggccttagttctcctcttacgtctaacagacccaagcacctattcattttaataaacaagcattaaatttgaaaatgtgagccaaattaggATAGGTTAAaaaaagtacgaaggacgcagatatctgaagcaatgataaactgaaaagacgttaaggatcctatgctccgcaagtttactagacctcaaccgagctctgataccaactttgtcacgacccaaaattttgaaccgtgaccggcgcataatttaagtattcttaaatcatgcaagccttatcagagtatcttgaatgaatatattgtcacttactaatcccaaaaatagacaaaatccaaataaacaaaatgctgaataaacataataaatatcccataggtaaactgcggagtctctacagatttcaataaaaacttaaactgttcaataaaccaaactaattattagcccgagaaaacacgaattcgggcataccatgagaataaatcaaagttgtccctctccgtAAAATTGATCAATATTTGGATCACCGAATTCTACCGATCCAAATGCAGATatgcagagaaaacgtggtttgagctagatgctcagtgaatgataattatagcacaccacggaataggaacaggcagacgcttgattaatttcacaataaattttctattcaataaaaatcatgctcatgctgtcaaaatcattaataaaataatttcataaaacatatatataaaataaattcattcaataaaaatttttatggtacagtgcaccagggtgatgataccccacatcaccaaaggtcagatggtaagcgcgctaccagatatcagatactttcctcctccttcacagatatcaatgcatatgatactaatgcaaccataaactgcaatgatgcatgactcaacaatgcaacctaataccgtgatagtccacacggcggggccagataacagaaacagatactgggcacaggtaccaattcaaaacagaaaatcaatttgtacaaatcaatcaaaatcaataaaaaatttcagatatcaaataataactgatagtgcaattccaatagtgtatttcaataatttcagagagtcaaataaatcaaatcaatctcaaatcaattcaataaaatcaaatcaatctcaaatcaattcaataaaatcaaatcaatctcaaataaattcagtaacacatcggtaaattttatagtcaaatatcaatcaatataaatacattaaaggcctgttcccagaatcctaatgggtctaatgcagagatagttggcaaaatcaattatttaatcaaaatcgaaataaaatttaataataaaataaaactatagaaaatcacatataaaatcattgttaaaatattgatttaaaatttcatttaataacaaacttaatgctaagaaattttaaaagggacaaaaacgatgccatgtactataattaccactcacctggaacctccaagacaatagttattttcaatgaaagagagacaatttcaactgactgactgaatatttgaatctcctacatatccaaaatataaaataaaaatattaaataataataaaataaaataacttttatatatatatatatatatatatatatatatatatatatatatgaacaggGATACGGACGGGACGCAGCGCTTccaaaaacaaatatatatatatatatatatatatatatatatatatatatatatatatatatatatatatatatatatatatatatatatatatatatgaacaggGACGCAGACGGGACGCGACAATTGTTATGTGAACAG comes from the Hevea brasiliensis isolate MT/VB/25A 57/8 chromosome 5, ASM3005281v1, whole genome shotgun sequence genome and includes:
- the LOC131180027 gene encoding uncharacterized protein LOC131180027, translating into MSDQSFDVVVDRARQIEISYAADDSGRAKKNKAEGSSGVPPMGTQDSGGQSNYRGKSRNKKSGFRHKPRGFRPGYGSSSGQSSGYSSSGSGSGSSLAPCAQCGRGHSGPSEYLTTQPQQPVVGSTLAPAQDRARFLDSTDFLKLRPKEFTGEDALADPLDFLDDMERCYDTMGCSSARMVMLAGNQLKGVAREWYISKKNGRPEGSILWPEFHSLFLERFLPPSVQEAKALEFETLKQGKMTVTEYEMKFTKLSRFGKHLIPNEEKKARRFERGLRDRLIDRVAPLRLPKYEEVVDRARQMEMYDDERWARGSISDLRKIVKVINLTEDESSWAHQSGVGQGREQRTHAGNARYNQISTEPITTLCHHCGKPHKGTCHWVTGACFGCGQLGHRRQDCPTSETTQGAGQATHSAPSQVQPVSQYSGRNQGFGGRGHGGRGSGGRGFAQTQGQTSGGRGQARVFALTQQDAQASNAVVTGTLPICSFDARVLFDPGSSHSFVSPYFSMRFSTPPTLLEYPLSVSTPMGDAIDTDMVYRGCIVHIGDRELAADLVSLDMFEFDVILGMDWLATYHVSLDCHNKVVLFKIPGEAEFQFQGDRSMASSNLISVVSARRLLRKRLRRTSRPSRLLQPLPIPEWKWEHIAMDFVVGLPSTRGGYNAIWVIVDRLTKSAHFLPVKTTYDFAKLAQLYINKIVSLHGVPVSIVSDRGTQFTSRFWKKFQEALGTRVDFSTAFHPQTDGQSERTIQTLEDMLRACVMDFGGCWDHHLPLVEFAYNNSYQASIEMAPYEALYGRKCRSPVCWEEVGERRLTRPELIQLTSEKVRLIRDRLLTAQSRQRSYADPKRKDVEFMIGDHVFLRVSPMKGIMRFGKKGKLSPRFVGPFEILERIGAVAYRLALPPGFAHVHPVFHISMLRKYVPDPSHILQPQTMQFRDDMSYEEQPVKILDRQIRKLRSKKVALVKVLWHNHSSSEATWEAESEMRAKYPHLFDSSG